In Spartinivicinus poritis, the following proteins share a genomic window:
- a CDS encoding FMN-binding negative transcriptional regulator: MFIPKVFEQNDTDSLINLIREYPFATLITISEAEGIEANPIPLSFTQDENKQYLQGHIAKANPLWKSVNNGSDVLVVFNGPNGYISPNYYPTKQETGKAVPTWNYVTVQVRGRLSFIHDADWNRAMIDRLTVEHEASQKNPWTLNDAPEGYIDKMLQAIVSVKVEIVSIIGKWKLSQNQSEKNRNGVINGLSSQSNASVIASWVSAAKQ, encoded by the coding sequence ATGTTTATTCCTAAAGTGTTTGAACAAAATGACACTGATAGTTTAATTAATCTAATTCGTGAATATCCTTTTGCAACATTAATTACCATTTCTGAGGCTGAAGGAATAGAGGCGAACCCAATACCTCTGTCGTTTACACAAGATGAAAATAAGCAATACTTACAGGGCCATATTGCGAAAGCAAACCCTTTATGGAAAAGCGTCAATAATGGATCTGACGTATTAGTGGTATTTAATGGCCCTAACGGTTACATCTCCCCCAATTATTATCCAACTAAACAAGAAACAGGAAAAGCGGTACCCACCTGGAATTATGTGACTGTGCAGGTAAGAGGTCGCCTGTCATTTATTCATGATGCTGATTGGAATAGGGCAATGATAGACCGTTTAACAGTTGAGCATGAAGCTTCGCAGAAAAATCCTTGGACACTCAATGATGCACCAGAGGGCTATATTGATAAAATGTTACAAGCGATTGTCAGCGTGAAAGTTGAGATTGTTTCTATTATTGGGAAATGGAAGTTAAGCCAGAATCAATCAGAAAAAAATCGCAATGGTGTGATTAATGGTTTATCAAGTCAATCTAATGCGAGTGTAATAGCATCATGGGTGAGTGCGGCTAAACAATAA
- a CDS encoding c-type cytochrome, translating into MIVKPILVLVTATVLSKTALAIDVSPYQYHQQLTDAQATDLKKRYKNRLIQSWYVNDPNTIDSHSNSQLIRYGIKVLDKTAETIGPNVSTIEKRFSGNNLNCSNCHLKGPSGLPGTKYYGIPFVNVMNDYPNFRARSMMIGTAADRVNGCMTRSMGDGKKLPENSLEMRGILAYFNWLAEGTKLNQAMVGVGLPHLKLPNRKVNVKSGQRVYQSQCAVCHGPHGLGTKAAGLNSGYLFPPIAGNDSYNNGAGMSRVIKASRFIYANMPFGATAQSPIL; encoded by the coding sequence GTGATAGTTAAACCTATTCTAGTGCTAGTGACAGCTACTGTATTATCAAAAACAGCGCTGGCAATTGATGTAAGTCCTTATCAATATCATCAGCAATTAACCGATGCTCAAGCAACCGACTTGAAAAAACGTTATAAAAATAGACTAATTCAATCTTGGTATGTTAATGACCCTAACACGATTGATTCCCATAGCAATAGTCAGCTTATTCGTTATGGTATTAAAGTCCTAGATAAAACCGCAGAAACAATTGGTCCCAATGTTTCTACTATTGAGAAACGATTTTCGGGTAATAATCTAAACTGCTCAAATTGTCATCTTAAAGGGCCATCAGGATTACCGGGTACAAAATATTATGGGATTCCATTTGTTAATGTAATGAATGATTATCCTAATTTTCGGGCTCGTAGCATGATGATTGGTACTGCGGCAGATCGTGTTAATGGCTGTATGACTCGTAGTATGGGGGATGGTAAAAAGTTGCCAGAAAATTCTTTGGAAATGCGTGGCATTCTTGCTTATTTTAATTGGTTAGCGGAAGGAACAAAATTGAATCAAGCAATGGTGGGGGTGGGGCTACCGCATTTAAAACTACCCAATAGAAAAGTAAATGTAAAATCGGGTCAACGTGTTTATCAGAGCCAATGCGCTGTTTGCCATGGGCCGCATGGACTAGGGACGAAGGCTGCTGGTCTAAATAGTGGTTACTTGTTTCCGCCTATTGCTGGTAATGATTCCTATAATAATGGTGCAGGCATGAGCCGAGTGATAAAAGCCAGCCGTTTTATTTATGCCAATATGCCATTTGGTGCCACTGCGCAATCGCCCATTTTATAG
- the gspH gene encoding type II secretion system minor pseudopilin GspH, translating to MQVAIHPLQSDLNSQRLRLNQNGFTLIEVLVVVVIIGVLASVAVLSLGDGGREREIRQQLSELALLFEQMQTTAVYKNQSYGIKLKEDRLSFLSWDRSNRKWQEEVSGKDKEIPWKPIKLAGGLTFQNLMIDSKDSPIGDLLAKQRKRLKDNQIIKKELGPVPDIAFLSSYEVTPFKLTIVSDTGIEKTQYYLTTDGVSGFDILSEE from the coding sequence ATGCAAGTGGCTATTCATCCCCTGCAATCTGACTTAAACTCCCAGAGGCTTCGTTTGAACCAAAACGGCTTTACCCTGATCGAAGTATTGGTGGTAGTGGTAATCATTGGGGTGTTGGCATCAGTTGCGGTATTAAGCTTAGGTGACGGTGGTCGTGAACGGGAAATAAGACAGCAACTGTCTGAGCTGGCATTATTATTTGAGCAAATGCAAACGACAGCTGTATATAAAAATCAGTCTTATGGGATTAAACTAAAGGAAGATCGATTGAGTTTTTTAAGCTGGGATCGCTCTAATCGAAAATGGCAAGAGGAGGTGTCAGGAAAGGATAAGGAAATTCCTTGGAAGCCGATTAAACTAGCAGGTGGCTTAACTTTCCAAAATTTAATGATTGATTCCAAAGACTCGCCAATAGGTGATTTATTAGCAAAACAACGCAAACGACTCAAAGATAACCAGATCATTAAAAAAGAATTGGGTCCAGTGCCCGATATTGCTTTTTTGTCCAGCTATGAAGTGACCCCATTTAAACTCACCATTGTCAGTGATACTGGCATTGAGAAAACCCAATATTATTTAACCACTGATGGAGTATCAGGCTTTGATATTCTATCAGAAGAGTAA
- the gspI gene encoding type II secretion system minor pseudopilin GspI gives MIFYQKSNQQGFTLLEVVVAVAVFAIAASMLLVAGGGAIKKTAYLEEKTLANLIAENYLVELKLENEWPAVGEKTEEVVLAGRKWEVKHNVSQAGDEKRMRKVVVSVERKLDYHDGEPHLLAELQGYLVKLK, from the coding sequence TTGATATTCTATCAGAAGAGTAATCAACAAGGTTTTACTTTATTAGAAGTGGTGGTAGCTGTCGCTGTATTTGCTATTGCAGCATCTATGTTGTTGGTGGCAGGGGGCGGTGCCATTAAAAAAACCGCTTATCTAGAAGAAAAAACCTTAGCGAATTTAATTGCTGAAAACTACCTGGTTGAATTAAAACTGGAAAATGAGTGGCCGGCTGTCGGCGAGAAAACCGAGGAAGTGGTATTAGCGGGGCGCAAGTGGGAAGTAAAACATAATGTGTCCCAAGCCGGTGATGAAAAACGGATGCGCAAAGTAGTAGTGTCAGTAGAACGTAAGCTGGACTACCACGATGGTGAGCCTCATTTATTAGCAGAGTTGCAGGGGTATTTGGTGAAGTTAAAATGA
- a CDS encoding beta-ketoacyl-ACP synthase III has translation MTAVLITGTGLYTPAEGVSNEELVASFNAYVTAYNQAHQAQIEAGELAPLLESSAEFIEKASGIKHRYVMNKAGVLDVDRMYPFLSERSNDEPSIQCEMGVTAANQALEQAGKTAADVDAIIVACSNMQRAYPAMAVEIQHYLHASGFAYDMNVACSSATFGIQAGYNAIIAGSAKTVLVISPEICSGHLNFRDRDSHFIFGDACTAVLLERASNSQKQSESFKVLGTKLATQFSNNIRNNFGFLNRCDASGVGKRDKLFVQNGRKVFKEVCPMVAEHISQHLTALTLDAQQLKRLWLHQANLGMNHLVAKKVLGREPLAEEAPVILDQYANTSSAGSIIAFHQHNQGLQTGDLGVICSFGAGYSVGSIVVEKC, from the coding sequence ATGACAGCTGTGTTGATTACAGGAACTGGGCTTTATACACCAGCAGAAGGCGTGTCAAATGAAGAGCTGGTTGCCTCGTTTAATGCCTATGTCACCGCCTATAACCAGGCTCATCAAGCTCAAATTGAAGCAGGTGAGCTAGCGCCATTATTAGAGTCCAGTGCTGAATTTATTGAAAAAGCCTCTGGTATTAAGCACCGTTATGTGATGAATAAAGCAGGTGTTTTGGATGTGGATAGAATGTACCCATTCTTATCTGAGCGCTCGAATGATGAACCTTCCATTCAGTGTGAAATGGGGGTGACAGCAGCTAACCAGGCACTAGAGCAGGCAGGTAAAACGGCTGCTGATGTTGATGCGATTATTGTCGCCTGCTCAAATATGCAGCGTGCGTACCCTGCCATGGCAGTGGAGATTCAGCATTATTTACATGCCAGTGGTTTTGCCTACGATATGAATGTGGCCTGCTCATCTGCCACATTTGGTATTCAAGCTGGGTATAACGCGATTATTGCAGGCAGTGCCAAAACGGTGTTAGTGATTAGCCCGGAAATTTGCTCTGGCCACCTGAATTTTCGTGACCGCGATAGCCACTTTATTTTTGGTGATGCTTGTACTGCCGTATTGTTGGAGCGCGCATCCAACAGCCAAAAACAGTCAGAAAGCTTTAAAGTGTTAGGGACTAAGCTTGCTACTCAGTTTTCAAATAATATTCGTAATAACTTTGGTTTTCTTAATCGCTGCGATGCATCAGGCGTGGGTAAACGAGATAAGTTATTTGTACAAAATGGGCGTAAAGTATTTAAGGAAGTGTGCCCTATGGTGGCGGAGCATATTAGTCAACATTTAACAGCGCTAACGCTGGATGCACAACAGTTAAAGCGGTTATGGCTGCATCAGGCAAACTTGGGCATGAATCATTTGGTGGCTAAAAAAGTGCTGGGCCGTGAGCCATTAGCTGAGGAGGCGCCAGTTATTTTAGATCAGTATGCCAATACCAGCTCCGCAGGCTCAATCATCGCTTTTCATCAACACAACCAAGGCTTGCAGACAGGCGACCTCGGTGTTATTTGTTCGTTTGGAGCTGGTTATTCTGTAGGCAGTATTGTGGTTGAGAAATGTTGA
- the gspD gene encoding type II secretion system secretin GspD, which translates to MKRYIGSCAVWLLIVTAVPVGWSAQNQPSPSTEMKINMQDGDIRSFIQWIAERTGKNFVIDPRVKGRVSVISQEVLSPEEAYQVFLSVLQVHGFTALNTGQVTKIIPDATARHSGVPVMGNHKPEPNDEMVVQVIKPKNISAQKLVSTLRPLVPQTGHLVAHPDSNALIVSDRARNIDQLVKIVKEVDLAGGIDVEFIPLQHASAKDLVNVLKGLVPPIKSGTMLNRGISFVADERSNSILMAGDPVKRKVLANLVRRLDKSERSDGGAEVIYLHYQKAKDLAETLQKLAGNIQKGAKDAKIADREVAIEANEATNALVISGPPKIMKTIKETVRKLDIRRAQVLVEAVIVELTDKNVGEIGVQWGTSGGAINGDGLFAGTRHSTSETGLTPSFDGFPGGKDGAIGLGSGLTLGFYRNGSLRSLVRALASNDKANILSTPSLITLDNEEASIHVGKNIAVTTGEQTGSSSSSSTEPFKTFERRDVGLTLEVTPLVNRSDSVTLEVKQEISDLISDSDADKVSYSKREIKTHVLVDDNSTLVLGGLIKDKIGIGEDKVPFLGDLPVIGWLFRAEKEVKEKTNLMVFLKPTIIRNRQTAEKASNEKYYQMKLRQKEFRELLEKLDKKSNVPLLPDVS; encoded by the coding sequence ATGAAACGTTATATCGGTAGTTGTGCCGTATGGCTGCTAATAGTGACAGCCGTGCCAGTAGGATGGTCAGCCCAAAATCAGCCCAGTCCTTCCACTGAAATGAAAATTAACATGCAGGATGGTGATATCCGCAGTTTTATTCAGTGGATTGCAGAGCGAACAGGGAAAAATTTTGTTATCGATCCGCGCGTAAAAGGGCGAGTCAGTGTTATTTCTCAAGAAGTGTTATCCCCTGAAGAAGCTTACCAAGTATTTTTATCTGTATTGCAGGTCCATGGTTTTACTGCACTGAATACCGGGCAAGTGACTAAAATCATTCCAGATGCCACTGCTCGTCATAGTGGTGTGCCTGTGATGGGCAATCACAAGCCTGAACCCAATGATGAAATGGTGGTACAGGTAATAAAGCCCAAAAACATTTCCGCACAAAAATTAGTCAGCACTTTAAGGCCATTAGTACCACAAACGGGACATTTGGTCGCCCACCCAGACAGTAATGCTTTAATTGTCTCCGACCGGGCTAGAAATATTGATCAATTAGTAAAAATAGTTAAGGAAGTCGATTTAGCGGGTGGTATCGATGTTGAATTTATTCCATTACAGCATGCCAGTGCAAAGGACTTGGTGAATGTTTTAAAAGGGTTAGTACCACCCATTAAATCCGGCACCATGTTAAATCGTGGGATTAGCTTTGTTGCCGATGAGCGCAGCAACAGCATTTTAATGGCCGGTGATCCCGTTAAACGAAAAGTGTTGGCTAATTTGGTGCGTCGCTTGGATAAATCTGAGCGGTCAGATGGTGGGGCTGAAGTGATTTACCTGCACTATCAAAAAGCCAAAGATTTAGCCGAAACCTTACAAAAACTGGCGGGTAACATCCAAAAAGGGGCTAAAGACGCCAAAATTGCGGATAGGGAAGTGGCTATTGAAGCCAACGAGGCAACTAATGCATTGGTTATTTCAGGTCCACCAAAAATAATGAAAACCATTAAAGAAACGGTGAGAAAGCTGGATATTCGTCGGGCGCAGGTTTTGGTTGAGGCGGTGATTGTTGAGTTAACTGACAAAAATGTAGGTGAGATAGGAGTGCAGTGGGGAACATCTGGTGGCGCTATTAATGGAGACGGCCTGTTTGCAGGTACACGCCATTCCACCAGTGAGACAGGTCTAACTCCAAGTTTTGATGGCTTCCCAGGCGGTAAAGATGGGGCAATTGGCTTAGGCAGTGGGCTTACTCTAGGTTTCTATCGTAATGGTTCATTACGATCTTTAGTAAGAGCTTTGGCTTCTAATGATAAAGCCAATATTTTATCAACGCCTTCTTTAATAACGCTAGATAATGAAGAAGCGTCTATTCATGTTGGGAAGAATATAGCAGTAACTACTGGAGAGCAAACAGGTAGTAGTTCATCTTCGTCAACAGAACCCTTCAAAACATTTGAGCGAAGAGATGTTGGGTTAACTTTAGAAGTGACTCCTTTAGTTAATAGAAGTGACTCAGTGACATTAGAAGTTAAGCAGGAAATTTCGGATCTTATCTCTGATTCTGATGCTGATAAGGTTTCATACAGTAAACGAGAAATAAAAACACATGTACTTGTTGATGATAACTCAACTTTAGTTCTAGGTGGTTTAATTAAAGATAAAATTGGTATTGGAGAAGATAAAGTACCCTTCTTGGGTGATTTGCCTGTGATTGGTTGGTTGTTCCGTGCAGAAAAAGAAGTAAAGGAAAAAACAAACCTTATGGTATTTTTAAAACCAACCATTATTCGTAATAGACAAACAGCAGAGAAAGCTTCAAATGAAAAATATTACCAAATGAAGCTACGACAAAAAGAATTTAGAGAGTTGTTGGAGAAATTAGACAAGAAATCCAATGTGCCTCTTTTGCCTGATGTAAGCTAA
- the gspE gene encoding type II secretion system ATPase GspE: MDLAQPVINNLPYSFAKRYGVLVAPSEQGVTLFYTSPVTPVVFSEIVRFVGQPTAVEVLSSDAFEQKMGELYQGKTSETMEAMEDLGDDMDLASLADAIPETEDLMEQEDDAPIIRLINAVLSEAIREQASDIHIETFEKRLVVRFRVDGVMRKVIEPKRQLAALLVSRIKVMARLDIAEKRIPQDGRIALRVAGREVDIRVSTLPSNNGERVVMRLLDKRAGRLDLKHLGMSSRDHELLHDLLLKPHGIILVSGPTGSGKTTSLYAGLTTLNSETRTILTVEDPIEYNLEGIGQTQVNTKTDMTFARGLRAILRQDPDVVMVGEIRDTETAQIAVQASLTGHLVLSTIHTNTAIGVVTRLKDMGMEPFLLASSLLGVIAQRLVRVLCDDCKQPFEASTADCELLGVSPNTPPTLYRPKGCEHCNHSGYKGRTGIYEVIAVDEPLRTHIHEGASEQQMNAYARTKGPGIREDGCRKVMEGVTTLEEVLRVTRED; the protein is encoded by the coding sequence ATGGATTTGGCTCAGCCAGTTATTAACAATTTACCCTATAGTTTCGCTAAGCGTTATGGGGTATTGGTTGCTCCTTCGGAACAAGGAGTAACGCTATTTTATACTTCACCTGTCACGCCGGTGGTGTTTTCTGAAATCGTCCGTTTTGTGGGGCAACCTACCGCAGTTGAAGTATTATCTTCAGATGCCTTTGAGCAAAAAATGGGTGAGTTGTATCAGGGGAAAACCTCTGAAACCATGGAGGCCATGGAAGACTTAGGCGATGATATGGATTTGGCCAGCCTGGCCGATGCGATTCCTGAAACCGAAGATTTAATGGAGCAGGAAGACGATGCACCCATTATTCGGTTGATTAATGCGGTGTTGTCTGAAGCGATTCGGGAACAGGCGTCTGATATTCATATCGAAACCTTTGAAAAACGTTTGGTAGTGAGGTTTCGTGTCGATGGGGTGATGCGTAAAGTCATTGAACCTAAACGACAGTTAGCGGCTTTGTTGGTATCGCGGATTAAAGTAATGGCCCGGTTGGATATTGCTGAAAAGCGGATTCCTCAGGATGGCCGGATTGCTTTAAGAGTAGCTGGCCGAGAAGTGGATATTCGGGTGTCTACCTTGCCTTCCAATAATGGCGAACGGGTGGTGATGCGTTTGCTGGATAAGCGGGCAGGTCGGCTGGACTTAAAACACTTGGGTATGTCTAGCCGCGATCACGAGTTATTGCATGATTTATTATTAAAACCCCACGGCATTATCCTTGTTTCAGGGCCAACAGGGTCAGGAAAAACCACGAGCCTGTACGCAGGCTTAACGACGTTAAACTCTGAAACCCGAACTATTTTAACTGTTGAAGACCCTATTGAATATAATCTGGAAGGGATTGGTCAAACCCAGGTCAATACCAAAACGGATATGACCTTTGCCCGTGGGCTACGGGCTATTCTCCGCCAAGACCCGGATGTGGTGATGGTAGGGGAAATTCGGGATACAGAAACCGCGCAAATTGCGGTACAAGCCAGTTTAACGGGACACCTGGTGTTGTCTACTATTCACACCAATACGGCGATTGGTGTAGTGACTCGGTTAAAAGATATGGGAATGGAGCCCTTTTTGCTTGCTTCCAGTTTATTAGGGGTGATTGCCCAGCGACTGGTGAGGGTGCTATGTGATGATTGTAAACAACCCTTTGAAGCTAGCACTGCAGACTGCGAATTGCTGGGTGTGAGCCCAAATACCCCACCTACCTTATATCGCCCTAAAGGTTGTGAGCATTGTAACCACAGTGGTTATAAAGGCCGAACCGGTATCTATGAAGTGATTGCAGTGGATGAGCCACTAAGAACCCATATCCATGAAGGGGCTTCTGAACAGCAAATGAATGCTTATGCTCGGACCAAAGGTCCTGGTATTCGTGAAGATGGTTGCCGAAAGGTGATGGAAGGGGTTACCACCTTGGAAGAAGTATTGAGAGTCACCCGTGAAGATTAG
- a CDS encoding PLP-dependent aminotransferase family protein, protein MSYRYQKLYQYLRDAINQGYYKPGQRLPASRTLAKEQGLSRNTVVRVYEMLISEGYLTSHIGDGMRVSHNLPDTPWLTDQHSQCTSVEPSWSCWGQRLLTLSHSYDQYREKTAPSDASLMVDFQYGHIEMSESIRLQWRRLASKWSYLQTQAYGDPQGLLELRKALTTHLTTYRGCHTNEEQLVIGSSAQHLFALIVQLTTDPGDTVVIEEPWYKRFRDLLILANVNVISIPVDDQGLCLDQLQQKTINQGITPKLIYVTPSHQFPAGVVMSLHRRLALLDWCNKQQCWIIEDDYDSEFRYSGPPIDALQSLDKKGRVIYVGTTSKVICPSLRIAYGIFPPPWIKPMCRAINLGFRHSSWMEQHMLAECINNGSYVSHIRRQRRLYDNNRMILVNALTTHFGESIQIQGESAGLHLLLWLKNFSGQHQQRVVQSLKKAGIAVYPIDHLYSMPQQYLGLMMGYATLSHSQIEHGVLKMKKVLDKLTKAH, encoded by the coding sequence TTGAGCTATCGCTACCAAAAACTCTATCAATACTTACGAGATGCTATTAACCAAGGGTATTACAAACCTGGACAGCGTTTGCCAGCTTCCCGAACCCTGGCCAAGGAACAAGGGTTGTCCCGCAATACGGTGGTGCGTGTCTATGAGATGCTGATCAGTGAAGGTTACTTGACTAGTCATATTGGCGATGGCATGCGGGTAAGCCACAATCTTCCTGACACACCTTGGTTAACCGATCAACATTCACAGTGCACATCAGTTGAACCAAGCTGGTCTTGTTGGGGGCAACGCCTGTTAACACTGTCCCATAGCTATGATCAGTATCGTGAAAAAACCGCCCCATCAGACGCCTCATTAATGGTTGACTTCCAGTATGGGCATATTGAAATGAGTGAGTCTATCCGCCTTCAGTGGCGACGCCTCGCCAGCAAGTGGTCGTATTTACAAACCCAAGCCTATGGTGACCCTCAAGGATTACTTGAATTAAGAAAAGCGTTAACGACTCACTTGACCACTTACCGGGGCTGCCACACCAATGAAGAACAACTGGTGATTGGCTCTAGCGCGCAACATCTGTTTGCGTTAATTGTTCAGCTCACCACCGATCCAGGCGATACGGTTGTCATTGAAGAGCCTTGGTACAAACGCTTTAGAGACCTATTAATACTCGCCAACGTCAATGTGATTAGCATACCCGTGGATGACCAAGGCCTTTGTCTTGACCAGCTCCAACAAAAAACCATTAATCAAGGTATTACTCCCAAATTAATTTATGTAACTCCTTCTCACCAGTTCCCTGCTGGCGTTGTCATGTCCTTACATCGACGTTTAGCTCTGCTGGATTGGTGCAACAAGCAGCAGTGCTGGATAATTGAAGACGATTACGATAGCGAATTTCGATACAGCGGACCACCGATTGATGCGTTACAATCGTTAGATAAAAAAGGACGAGTTATTTATGTTGGCACTACATCCAAAGTGATTTGTCCTTCTCTTCGCATTGCCTATGGCATCTTTCCACCCCCTTGGATAAAACCAATGTGCAGGGCCATTAATCTTGGGTTTCGCCATTCGAGCTGGATGGAGCAGCACATGTTAGCAGAGTGCATTAATAATGGCAGTTATGTCAGCCATATTCGCCGACAACGACGCCTCTACGACAATAATCGTATGATATTAGTCAATGCATTAACAACGCATTTTGGAGAAAGCATACAAATACAAGGCGAGAGTGCGGGCCTGCATCTCTTGCTTTGGTTAAAAAATTTTAGTGGTCAGCATCAACAAAGGGTTGTGCAAAGCCTAAAAAAAGCCGGTATCGCTGTTTACCCGATTGATCACCTTTACTCAATGCCTCAACAATATTTGGGCCTAATGATGGGTTATGCAACCCTGTCTCACTCACAAATAGAACATGGGGTACTTAAGATGAAAAAAGTTTTAGATAAATTAACTAAAGCACACTAA
- the gspF gene encoding type II secretion system inner membrane protein GspF, whose protein sequence is MAAFEYIALTQAGKEQKGVIEGDSIKQVRQLLRDKQLAPMQVTPAKGKAQSSSSVGFSVQRSHRISVHELALFTRQLATLIQAGMPLEECLRAVGEQSGKNKIKSMVMSVRAKVLEGYSLADSLAEYPNVFPKLYRATVSAGEHAGHLNLVLTRLADYTEARHKSRQKIKMALMYPIILLTASLLIVGFLLGYVVPDIVKVFINSNQELPGLTQVIIAASDMVKASWHIILLVVITLVIGVKQGMKFDGFRYKVHRFNLMLPLIGNLTKNTETARFISTLSILSKSGVPLVDGLRIAVEVVSNEVLKAKVSNTAQVVSEGASLRAALEQTGIFAPMVVHMVASGESSGELDEMLARAAENQEQELEGFVTMLVGLFEPFMLLFMGAVVLIIVLAVLLPILNLNQLVM, encoded by the coding sequence ATGGCTGCATTTGAATACATTGCCTTAACCCAAGCGGGTAAAGAACAAAAAGGGGTGATTGAAGGGGACAGTATTAAGCAAGTCCGACAGTTGTTGCGTGATAAACAACTGGCCCCAATGCAAGTAACCCCTGCTAAAGGTAAAGCTCAATCTAGTAGCAGTGTTGGCTTTTCAGTGCAGCGCAGCCACCGTATCTCAGTCCATGAATTGGCTTTATTTACCCGTCAGTTAGCTACCTTAATTCAAGCTGGCATGCCTTTGGAAGAGTGTTTGCGAGCAGTGGGTGAACAGTCTGGCAAGAATAAAATCAAGTCGATGGTGATGTCAGTACGAGCCAAAGTATTAGAAGGTTATAGTTTGGCTGACAGCTTGGCGGAATACCCCAATGTTTTTCCTAAACTCTATCGGGCTACCGTTTCAGCGGGTGAGCATGCTGGTCACTTAAATTTAGTGCTAACCCGATTAGCTGATTATACCGAAGCGCGCCATAAATCCCGACAAAAAATTAAAATGGCATTAATGTATCCCATTATTTTATTAACAGCTTCGTTATTAATTGTGGGTTTTTTGTTGGGCTATGTAGTGCCTGATATTGTTAAGGTATTTATTAATTCTAATCAAGAGCTACCTGGTTTAACCCAAGTAATTATTGCAGCCAGTGATATGGTAAAGGCTTCCTGGCATATTATTTTATTGGTGGTGATTACCTTGGTGATTGGGGTTAAGCAGGGAATGAAATTTGACGGCTTTCGTTACAAGGTTCATCGTTTTAACTTAATGCTGCCATTAATAGGTAATTTAACCAAAAATACCGAAACGGCACGGTTTATTAGTACCTTAAGTATTTTATCAAAAAGTGGTGTGCCATTAGTGGATGGCTTGCGAATCGCTGTGGAAGTAGTCAGTAATGAAGTATTAAAAGCCAAAGTCAGTAATACGGCACAAGTGGTAAGTGAAGGTGCCAGCTTACGGGCAGCTTTGGAGCAAACTGGGATTTTTGCGCCAATGGTGGTGCATATGGTAGCCAGTGGTGAATCCAGTGGAGAACTGGATGAAATGCTGGCCCGTGCCGCCGAAAACCAGGAACAGGAATTAGAAGGTTTTGTGACCATGTTAGTTGGTCTGTTTGAACCTTTTATGTTGCTGTTTATGGGAGCTGTGGTACTGATTATCGTGTTGGCGGTATTGTTGCCCATTCTTAATTTAAACCAGCTAGTGATGTAG
- a CDS encoding type II secretion system protein N: protein MAQINRRRLLDTSLAVVILAGVSGYAYTQYRQVNQAIAVGPTTSTTVKGTQGSGVDVGFAMSAGQVSQLAEQLFGKVVEVKESEPVVEDIPETTLNLSLQAVFFSSDPSSAAASVALNSQPAKYYRVGDKIQNNVVIKGIKPTSITLLRNGELEVLSIARNKSDGVSSPQHYGSHSPSRFSAMGVNPREAEIRKKLQALRSRFNQRN, encoded by the coding sequence TTGGCCCAGATAAATAGACGACGCTTGTTGGACACCAGCCTGGCGGTTGTGATTTTGGCGGGGGTATCGGGTTATGCCTACACCCAATATCGTCAAGTCAACCAAGCCATAGCAGTGGGGCCTACAACAAGCACGACTGTCAAAGGTACACAAGGAAGCGGGGTAGACGTGGGTTTTGCTATGTCTGCTGGGCAGGTGAGTCAACTTGCTGAACAACTGTTTGGTAAGGTGGTGGAAGTGAAAGAGTCTGAACCTGTTGTAGAAGATATCCCCGAAACCACTCTCAACCTGTCACTACAGGCTGTATTTTTTTCCTCTGATCCAAGTAGTGCTGCAGCATCCGTTGCATTAAACAGCCAACCTGCCAAGTATTACCGGGTAGGCGATAAAATCCAGAATAATGTAGTTATTAAAGGAATCAAGCCTACATCCATTACCTTATTGCGGAATGGTGAGCTTGAGGTTTTATCTATTGCCCGAAATAAAAGTGATGGGGTATCTTCACCTCAGCACTATGGTTCTCATTCACCCAGTCGCTTTTCTGCTATGGGGGTTAATCCTCGAGAAGCAGAGATTAGAAAAAAATTACAAGCACTGCGTTCAAGGTTTAATCAGCGAAATTAA